One window from the genome of Penaeus monodon isolate SGIC_2016 chromosome 2, NSTDA_Pmon_1, whole genome shotgun sequence encodes:
- the LOC119578865 gene encoding flocculation protein FLO11-like — MAYNYIYCLDRKVTDSTSSTEPTTSTERISETSAAINEVLTENTDERVTAEPTVSLETTRVSVTKESTPSTERENESTATISAERMTKIATVGSTTSTEKAIETTNKTLSSIESITESSTTTRSTVSTEKTTGKAEPTTSVERMTEARTTEVTTSTVPAELTATPESTTEGTTETAMAELKISAEKTIELALTTESTSFSTTTIEGTTMSEITTKSTASSESKNSTESMTESTVQTDQRTAESTSTVSSVSTDTIESTGRTEPTTTTERITESYTITETTFLTESTTEKNTVEPTTSPEPTSETVANEPTTSTGQQL, encoded by the exons ATGGCCTACAACTACATCTACTGTCTTGACAGAAA GGTTACTGATTCTACATCTAGCACTGAACCTACAACCTCGACAGAGAGGATATCTGAAACATCAGCTGCAATTAACGAAGTTTTGACAGAGAATACAGATGAGAGAGTTACAGCTGAACCTACAGTCTCACTAGAAACGACACGTGTATCAGTTACAAAAGAATCTACACCATCtacagagagggaaaatgaatCGACAGCTACAATTTCAGCAGAAAGGATGACTAAAATAGCTACAGTTGGATCTACAACCTCAACAGAGAAGGCAATTGAAACAACCAATAAAACTTTATCATCGATAGAGAGCATAACTGAATCATCTACTACAACTAGATCTACAGTTTCAACAGAGAAAACTACTGGAAAGGCAGAACCTACAACCTCAGTAGAAAGGATGACTGAAGCACGTACAACTGAAGTTACAACTTCCACAGTGCCCGCAGAATTAACAGCAACCCCTGAATCCACGACAGAGGGGACGACCGAAACAGCTATGGCTGAGCTTAAAATATCGGCAGAGAAGACGATCGAATTGGCATTAACAACTGAATCTACGTCTTTTTCTACAACTACAATAGAAGGCACAACTATGTCAGAGATAACAACTAAATCCACAGCCTCATCTGAGTCTAAAAACTCGACAGAAAGTATGACGGAATCAACAGTACAAACTGATCAGAGGACAGCTGAATCAACATCTACTGTATCCTCAGTCTCCACAGATACGATTGAATCAACAGGCAGAACTGAACCTACAACCACGACAGAGAGGATAACTGAATCATATACTATAACTGAAACTACTTTCTTGACAGAGAGTACGACTGAAAAAAATACAGTTGAACCTACAACCTCACCAGAACCTACAAGTGAAACAGTTGCAAATGAACCAACAACTTCGACGGGGCAACAGCTATAA